The following are from one region of the Halarcobacter sp. genome:
- a CDS encoding transposase: protein MNQTLDLIDALEQIKVDAKKDGKDVVLAPLIKQLTEAALQVELESHLITEINKNRKNGKTTKTMKSSVGEFELDVPRNKSGSYEPQIVKKHQTHMSIRNGLCL from the coding sequence ATGAATCAAACACTTGATTTAATAGATGCACTTGAACAAATTAAAGTAGATGCAAAAAAAGATGGTAAAGATGTAGTTTTAGCTCCTCTTATCAAACAACTTACAGAAGCTGCATTGCAAGTAGAACTTGAATCTCATCTTATCACAGAGATAAATAAAAATAGAAAAAATGGTAAAACTACTAAAACTATGAAAAGTAGTGTTGGTGAATTTGAACTTGATGTTCCAAGAAATAAAAGCGGTTCTTATGAACCTCAAATAGTTAAAAAACATCAGACTCATATGTCAATAAGAAATGGACTATGCCTATGA
- a CDS encoding Fic family protein, with product MFITPVIPETNEIKIDNNLLKKAETVVVESAKLTGGHNIHFISALKELLRITNSYYSNRIESEGTHPIDIERAMKKDFSSDIKEKNLQQLSLIHIEVQKYLEKKALEDSEDKLFSKNTILNIHEKFYSKDEMKHTLDIKHGDLSVSMVPGELRDGPVKIGLHIPPADDELNSCFNEFETLYNQCIPSTKTIKLINALCSHHRLVYIHPFFDGNGRISRLYLDYLFQRINLDGYGLWNLSRGLARNIDGYQDALSKADEPYRGGYNDGRGNLSLKGLAYFLEFMLDIALDQISYMSSVIRIDQISSRISNYVKFAEQNMYFNIKPLPKHSNIIFQTLLVQGEIPRNSVKDILGVSKPTAIKIVRELEERGYLQSSEPSSPIRIKLNSHFAAEIIPELFPKA from the coding sequence ATGTTTATTACCCCTGTAATCCCAGAGACAAATGAAATAAAAATAGATAACAACCTTTTAAAAAAAGCTGAAACTGTTGTTGTTGAAAGTGCAAAATTAACAGGTGGACACAATATTCATTTTATTAGTGCTTTAAAAGAGTTACTTAGAATTACAAATAGTTATTACTCAAATAGAATTGAATCTGAAGGTACCCATCCTATTGATATTGAAAGAGCGATGAAAAAAGATTTCTCAAGTGACATTAAAGAAAAAAATTTACAACAATTGTCTTTAATTCATATTGAAGTACAAAAATATCTTGAAAAAAAAGCTTTAGAAGATAGTGAAGATAAACTATTCTCAAAAAATACTATTCTTAATATCCATGAAAAGTTCTATTCAAAAGATGAAATGAAGCATACTCTTGACATAAAACATGGAGATTTATCGGTTTCAATGGTGCCAGGAGAGCTCAGAGATGGACCTGTTAAAATAGGTTTACATATCCCACCAGCAGATGACGAATTAAATTCTTGTTTTAACGAATTTGAAACTTTATATAATCAATGTATACCAAGTACTAAAACAATAAAATTAATTAATGCATTATGCTCACATCATAGATTAGTGTATATACATCCCTTTTTTGATGGTAATGGAAGGATTTCTAGATTATATTTAGATTACCTATTTCAAAGAATAAATTTAGATGGTTATGGACTATGGAATTTATCAAGAGGTTTAGCAAGAAATATAGATGGATACCAAGATGCCTTATCAAAAGCTGATGAACCATATAGAGGTGGATATAATGATGGCAGAGGAAATTTATCATTAAAAGGTCTTGCCTATTTTTTAGAGTTTATGTTAGATATTGCATTAGATCAAATTAGTTATATGTCAAGTGTGATTAGAATTGACCAAATTTCATCAAGAATATCAAATTATGTAAAGTTCGCAGAGCAGAATATGTATTTTAATATAAAACCTCTACCAAAACATTCAAATATAATATTCCAAACCCTTCTAGTTCAAGGAGAAATACCTAGAAATAGTGTTAAAGATATATTGGGAGTTAGTAAACCAACGGCAATAAAAATAGTAAGAGAATTAGAAGAGAGAGGATATTTGCAATCTAGTGAACCTTCAAGCCCTATTAGGATTAAATTAAATTCACATTTTGCAGCAGAGATTATCCCTGAACTATTCCCTAAAGCTTAA